Proteins encoded by one window of Flavobacterium sp. N502540:
- a CDS encoding YqjF family protein: MNFLKAEWKNLALFNYEIDAEILEKYTPSGTEIDIWNNKCYVSLVGFMFKNTKVLGVKVPFHINFEEVNLRFYVKRFEKGEWKRGVVFIKEIVPKKVITYMANTLYQEHYETQKMNHSIMDNENTTVFIYQWKKEEKWNTIQLETEKNLIEIAVDSEAEFITEHYFGYTKIDEETTFEYEVQHPRWKQFEVLNHNIDIDFQKTYGKDFQFLQHAKPTSVFLAKGSEITVQNKRKLTIIPVLEEID; this comes from the coding sequence ATGAATTTCTTAAAAGCAGAATGGAAAAACTTAGCCCTTTTTAATTACGAAATTGATGCTGAAATTTTAGAAAAATATACTCCCAGTGGAACTGAAATAGATATCTGGAACAACAAATGTTATGTGAGTTTAGTTGGTTTCATGTTTAAAAACACAAAAGTTTTAGGAGTAAAAGTTCCGTTTCATATCAATTTTGAAGAAGTTAATCTAAGGTTCTATGTAAAACGTTTTGAAAAGGGAGAATGGAAACGCGGCGTTGTTTTCATAAAAGAAATTGTTCCTAAAAAAGTCATCACTTATATGGCCAATACTTTGTATCAGGAACATTATGAAACTCAAAAAATGAATCACAGCATTATGGATAACGAGAACACTACTGTTTTCATCTATCAATGGAAAAAGGAAGAAAAATGGAATACGATTCAACTGGAAACTGAAAAGAATTTGATCGAGATTGCTGTTGATTCTGAAGCAGAATTCATTACAGAACATTATTTCGGATATACCAAAATTGATGAAGAAACGACTTTTGAGTATGAAGTCCAGCATCCGAGATGGAAACAATTTGAAGTTTTAAATCACAATATTGATATCGATTTTCAAAAAACATACGGAAAGGATTTTCAGTTTCTTCAACATGCAAAGCCAACATCCGTTTTCTTAGCTAAAGGTTCAGAAATTACTGTTCAAAATAAAAGAAAATTGACCATCATTCCCGTTTTAGAAGAAATCGATTAA
- a CDS encoding GbsR/MarR family transcriptional regulator: protein MEFKEAKNKFVQTWGALGSQWGINKTMAQIHALLMVSNEAVSMEDIMDELQISRGNASMNLRALMDWGIVYKEFKAGERREFFTAEKDLDELAVKIAKERSKREIKPALKILKEVSTIGANDTAEEKHFVDQTSKLYDFVLKADNMMDKMTEFNENWLGRLVLKIMK, encoded by the coding sequence ATGGAATTCAAAGAAGCAAAAAATAAGTTCGTACAAACCTGGGGAGCATTAGGTTCTCAGTGGGGTATTAATAAAACTATGGCACAGATTCATGCGCTGTTAATGGTTTCGAACGAAGCTGTTTCTATGGAAGATATCATGGACGAATTACAAATTTCACGCGGAAACGCCAGCATGAACCTGAGAGCTTTAATGGATTGGGGAATTGTGTACAAAGAGTTCAAAGCCGGAGAAAGAAGAGAGTTCTTTACTGCTGAAAAGGATTTGGACGAACTGGCCGTAAAAATTGCGAAAGAAAGAAGCAAAAGAGAAATTAAACCTGCTCTTAAAATATTAAAAGAAGTTTCTACCATTGGAGCAAATGATACTGCTGAAGAAAAGCACTTTGTAGATCAGACTTCTAAATTGTATGATTTTGTTTTAAAGGCAGATAATATGATGGATAAAATGACTGAATTTAATGAAAACTGGCTGGGGCGTCTTGTCCTTAAAATCATGAAATAA
- a CDS encoding DUF1843 domain-containing protein, giving the protein MGIIMPYGVAVREALASNDLAKMEAVAKQAKQTIRDHGDLTVALLDLLDAIDSLKNKK; this is encoded by the coding sequence ATGGGAATAATCATGCCTTATGGTGTCGCAGTTAGAGAAGCTCTTGCCTCTAATGACCTGGCTAAGATGGAAGCTGTTGCCAAGCAAGCAAAGCAAACAATAAGAGATCATGGAGATCTGACTGTAGCTTTATTAGACTTATTGGACGCAATAGATTCTCTGAAGAATAAGAAATAA
- a CDS encoding DUF1843 domain-containing protein, with translation MATVLYGVGIREAIASNDLEKMVAVAEQAKKTIREQKDLHVALVELLDAIDALKKKR, from the coding sequence ATGGCAACAGTACTTTACGGAGTGGGAATCAGAGAGGCGATTGCCTCGAATGATTTAGAAAAAATGGTTGCGGTAGCTGAACAAGCTAAGAAAACCATAAGAGAACAAAAAGATTTGCATGTAGCATTGGTAGAATTGCTTGATGCAATTGATGCCTTGAAAAAGAAAAGGTAA